A window from Prochlorococcus marinus CUG1435 encodes these proteins:
- a CDS encoding aldo/keto reductase: MKKRIGLGTWSWGNKLFWNYKSTKDDDLRETYNEALERGFDLIDTADSYGTGNLQGRSESLLGKFLLDTPSEKKKRIQVATKLAPYPWRIGDKGFNKPFLKSLERLKNKLDIVQLHWSTAKYNPWQELELLNNLCDLKDQGFDFQIGLSNIGPKRLKQLIYFLAKRDQRPKSVQIQFSLLAPNLKKQYQVKKICEENNIDFFAYSPLSFGILCIDPDKEENKEKSFIRNALFENYKKPTFELRRCLKRIANQRSVSQAQVAINWCCYQGTIPLVGMRKKSQVIDVSNVLKWNLNKHEFRELQEASKNCFKKMPENPFSSN, from the coding sequence GTGAAGAAAAGAATTGGATTAGGTACTTGGTCTTGGGGGAATAAGCTTTTTTGGAATTACAAATCTACAAAGGATGATGATTTACGTGAAACATATAATGAAGCATTAGAAAGAGGATTTGATCTAATTGATACTGCAGATTCTTACGGTACTGGGAATCTTCAGGGTAGAAGTGAATCATTGTTAGGTAAATTTTTACTAGATACTCCTTCTGAAAAGAAAAAAAGGATTCAAGTAGCAACTAAACTAGCACCTTATCCTTGGAGAATTGGGGATAAAGGTTTTAATAAACCTTTTTTAAAAAGTTTAGAAAGGCTAAAAAATAAATTAGACATAGTGCAACTGCATTGGTCAACTGCAAAATACAATCCTTGGCAAGAATTAGAACTGTTGAATAATCTTTGCGATTTAAAAGATCAAGGTTTTGATTTTCAAATTGGTTTATCAAACATAGGTCCCAAAAGGTTGAAGCAATTAATTTATTTCTTAGCAAAAAGAGATCAAAGGCCAAAAAGTGTTCAGATACAATTTTCTTTGCTTGCTCCCAATTTAAAAAAACAATATCAAGTAAAAAAAATTTGCGAAGAAAATAATATTGATTTCTTTGCTTATAGTCCTTTGTCTTTTGGAATACTTTGCATTGATCCAGATAAAGAAGAAAATAAAGAAAAAAGTTTTATTCGAAATGCTTTATTTGAAAACTATAAAAAACCAACATTTGAATTGAGGAGATGTCTAAAAAGGATTGCGAATCAAAGATCAGTTTCCCAAGCTCAAGTAGCAATTAATTGGTGTTGTTATCAAGGAACTATTCCACTCGTTGGAATGCGAAAAAAATCTCAAGTTATAGATGTATCCAATGTACTCAAGTGGAATTTAAATAAACATGAATTTAGAGAACTTCAGGAGGCTTCAAAAAATTGTTTTAAAAAAATGCCTGAAAATCCTTTTTCAAGTAATTAA